One Thiocapsa sp. genomic window, CTCGAGGATCTGGCTGGTCGCCAAATAGTTGGCTCGTTTATCGATCGCACGGAGCGCAACCAGACCCCAGTAGGTATGGTCCCTATCGATCGCAAATACGGGATCGAGGTTGAACAAGGGGTCGGTGAAAAGATCGCCGACATCGCCGAAGGCGTCGCGCACGCTGCTCGGTCCCAGGAGCGGCAACATAATGAAGGCACCCGAGTCGAGCCCCCAATAGCCGAGCGTCTGACCGAAATCCTCCTTGTAGCTCGGTAGGCCGACGTTGGTCGCAACGTCCACGAAACCCAGCACGCCGACCGTCGAGTTGATGAAGAGCCGCCCGACATCGCTGCCGGCACGCGACATCTTGAACTGCAGCACGTTGTTGACCAGGGAGGTGACGTCGGCGAGATTGCCGAAAAAGTTGGTCACGCCACGTTCGACCGGATCCGGCGTGATGGCCTGATAGCCTTTCGCGATCGGCTGGAGAAACGCCTTGTCGAGATCGGTATTGAACCGGAAGACGGCCCGATTGAAGGGCTCCAGGGGGTCGCGGGGCTCCGAGATCCGGCTCGGCGAGGAGGTACAGCCCGCGCCGAGCAGCAGGATGGCCAAGATCCCCAGCCAAGTCAGTTGTCGAAAGGCGTTCAAATCACGGTCCTTCATGCGTAGCACATCTCTCGCGACACGTTGCGCAAATGCTATCACAGCCGGTGCCTCGCTCGGTCCGTGCCCGGGCGCTTCAGAAGACAACCCTGACGCCATGGTCGCGCCGTCGCAGCAGTGCAACGACGCCCTGATCGCCGGGAAGATGCAGGGCGCCGATCGCGATGAACCAGCCGCCCTCGGCGAGGAGAGGCACCATGCGTTCCACCATGCGGCGGTTGCGTGAATCGATGACCACCTCTTGGAAGTGTGCGGCAAGACGGGGGTCGCTTTCCGCGAGGTGCTGTTCACTCAGGTGTTGCAGCTGATCGACATCGCGCTCGATGTAGGCGGCGATCAGTGCCTCGAAAACGAGCGGCAGTTGCTCGCGCGACGCCAGCGTCTCGCGCAACAGCGTGATCTGATCGGCCTCGGAGAGATCGTCGAAGACGGCGAGCTGCTCGGTCATGGTTTCCAGACCCTCGACCCGCTTGCCGTCCGCGACCGCTCGATGAAAGAGCAGGATGTCCAGGAACTCGCCTGTCTCGGAGGGCGGACTGCTGAGCAGGGTCACGACGGACCAAGGCTTGAGGTCCTTGAACGCCTCCTCGGGCATCCCGACCTGCGCGAGCGCATCGGCGGTCTCCAGGTAGAGGTCTGCGGGCAGAACGTCGCGCAGCAGGCGTCCGTCGGTATAGGACATGGTCACCATCGCGCGGATGATGGCGGAGGCATCCGGGACCATCTCGAGGGCGATGCTCGGGCTCGCATCGAAGGCCTCGCGCACCGGCGCGGGCAGCTTCACCCGAACGTCCTCGCTGTGGATCGTGCCGAAGAGATAGCTCGGCGGGGCGCCTGTCGGGGGGCGGATCTCGTAGAGGAGGCCGCGTGTCGCGGCGGACCCGGCGGGTGCGTCGACGGTCGTCGAGGGTTCGGCCCAAGCACCAGTGGCCAAAACACAAGTGACTGCCGCGAGCCATGCGGCGAGAAGGGCTCGGACGATCATCGTATGCTCCGCCGGGTGTGGCCAACTGAACGATCGGCTCCGGGAGCCTCTTTCACGCCTGTCCTGCCCGGACCGGCCGTTAAACTCGACCCCGGCGCCGCGCCGTCACGATCACTGTGTTTGGCATTCATCCGCGCGCCACTTATGCTGTCGCCATGAACCAAGAACCCAGAACGAGAGAAGGGATCGCCGCGCGCTTTCGCGGCTTTCTGCCGGTGGTGGTCGATGTCGAAACGGCCGGTTTCGACGCTCAGCGGCATGCCCTGCTGGAGATCGCCGCCGTCATCATCCGAATGCTTCCCGACGGTCGCCTCGAGCCGGCTGCGCCGATCGCCTGCCACGTGCTGCCCTTCGTCGGCTCGGAGATCGACCCGAGCGCACTGGCCTTCAACCGCATCGATCCCGACCACCCCTTCCGGGACGCGATTTCCGAATGGGATGCCCTGACGCGCATCCTCACGCCGATCCGCAAGGCCGTCAAATCGACCGGGTGCAATCGGGCGATCCTGGTCGGGCATAACGCCCATTTCGACCTCGGCTTCGTGAAGGCAGCCGTCGAGCGAACCGGTTTCAAGCGCAACCCGTTCCACGCCTTCAGCGTCTTCGACACCGTGACCTTGGCCGGCCTGATGTTCGGCCAGACCGTGTTGGCCCGTTCGGCGAAAGAAGCGGGTCTGGGCTGGCAGAGCAGCGAGGCCCACTCGGCGATCTACGACGTCGAGCAGACCGCGCGTCTGTTTTGCACCGTCGTGAATCGCTGGCGCGAGCTCGACCCGGTACGGGTTTGGGAAGAGAAGGAGCCGATCTGAACCCGCGCAAAGACGATCGGGGAGCGAATCGAGCCGACCCCCGCCTCCGACCGCTCAGGCCTGCTTGGCAGCCGCCTCTTCCATCATGGTCTTGAGCTGGCCGCCCGCGTGCAGCTCCAGCGTGATGTCGCAGCCGCCGACCAGCTCGCCGTCGATGTAGATCTGGGGGAAGGTCGGCCAGTCGGCATAGCGCGGCAGATTCTCGAAGATCTCGGGATCTTGGAGGACGTTTACATAGGCAAAGGGGACGCCGCACTCCTGCAGCGCGGCCGATGCCCGCATCGAGAAGCCGCACTGAGGAAACTGGGGTGTCCCCTTCATGTAGATCACGACCGGGTTGGTCTTCACCTGCTCGCCGATTCGCTCCAAGACATCCATCGTTGACCTCTATCTCGTGTTGGGACCGATCCGACAAGGTTCGGGACGGTGAGGCACTTTTCAAGCTACCCCGAAAGGGGAGTGGTCATGTCTCCCGGTCGGGTGCTTGTCATTCCCGGCGCTGTCGAGCGTTCAGCCGAATGTGTCGACGTTGCGCTGCAACCAAAGCTCCAGCAGTGCGAGATGCCACAGTTTGTTGCCCTGGATGCGGGTGTGGTGCATGTCCGGTGCGGCGAGCAGCTGATCCAGATAGGTCTGCCGATAGAGGCCGCGCTCGCGGCTCGCGCGCGATGCGAGGACGTCGCGCATCAGCTCGAGGAAGGGGCCGCGCACATACTTGAGTGCCGGCATCGGGAAGTAGCCTTTGGGTCGGTCGATGACGGCATCCGGGAGGAGTCCGCGGGCCATCGCCTTCAGCGGATATTTTCCGCCCTCGCGCAGCTTGAGCTCGGGCGGGCAGCGCGCCGCCAGCTCGACCAGGTGGTGATCCAGAAAAGGCACCCGTGCCTCCAGACCCCAGGCCATCGTCATATTGTCCACCCGTTTGACCGGGTCGTCGACGATCAGGGTCGTCGCGTCCAGACGTAGGACCGCGTCCAGCAGCTCATCCGCGTCGGGCTCGGCCAGGCGCTCGGCGATCAGCGCGGAGGTGTGATCCTCGCCTGCATAGGCGTCGGTGATCATGCGCAGGTATTCGTCGTGATCGCGGTCGAAGTAGTGCTTCGCGAAGCGTTCGACCGGCGAACCCTCGCGCTCGGCGGCGATGCGCGAATACCAGAAATAGCCGCCGAAGACCTCGTCCGCACCCTGTCCGGACTGCACCACCTTGACCTCGCGCGAGACCTGCTCGGCCAGGAGATAGAAGGCCACGGCGTCCTGACCGAACATCGGCTCGGTCATGGCGTCGATCGCCTCGGGCAGACGCTGCAGGACCTGCGCGTTGGGGACCAGAAAGCGATGATGCCGCGTGCCGTAACGCTCGACGACCAGATCGGAATACTGGAACTCGCTGCCGGCCTCTTCGGGCGTGTCCTCGAAGCCGACCGAAAAGGTCCGAAGATCCGACACGCCGGCCTCGGCGAGCAGCGCAACGAGTAGGCTTGAATCCAGCCCGCCCGAGAGCAGCACGCCCACCGGCACATCGGCGACCTCGCTGCGGATCTTGACGGCGTGGCGAAGGGCGACGTGAATCGCCTCCAGCCAGTCGGCCTCGCTCCGGGGCTCGGCCGGGCGCGTCGCATCCAGACGCCAATAGGTGCCTTCGGTCCTGCGGCCACGCGCGTCGAACCGCAGCCAGTGTCCGGGCGTGAGCTTACGCACCCCGCGCAGGATGGTGCGCGGCGCGGGGACCACGGCATGCAGGGTAAAGAGATGATGCAGTGCGACCGGGTCGATCGCCGTATCCACCCCGCCGCCGGCCAGAAGCGCCTGCGTGCTGGAGGCGAACCGCAGCGTTCCGCCTTGTTCTGACCAGTAGAGCGGTTTGATCCCGAAGCGGTCGCGCGCGAGAAAGAGCACCTGCTGATTGGCGTCCCAGACGGCAAAGGCGAACATGCCGTGCAGGCGCGCACAGCAGTCGGTTCCCCAGGCGTGCCAGGCCTTGAGGATGACCTCGCTGTCGCCCTCGGAGAAGAAGCGGTAACCGCGCTCTTCCAGCTCGCGACGCAGCGCCCGGTAGTTGTAGATGGTCCCGTTGAAGACCAGCGCGAGACCCAGCTCGGCGTCGACCATCGGCTGATTGGAGCGCACCGAGAGGTCGATGATCGAGAGCCGTCGATGCCCGAAGCCGAGCGCCCCGTCGCTGTAGCTCCCGCCATGGTCCGGCCCGCGCCGCACCAGCTCGCCCATCATGGCCTGGATGGTCTCCAGGTCGGCCGGGGCGCCGTCGAGCCTCAATTCACCGCAGATACCGCACATCGGACCGCTCCCGTCGGGTCGGGATCGCTCGGCGGCGATCCCGTGTTGTGATCCTGGATTTGAACCGCAAAGGCGCGAAGGACGCAAAGGAAATCAATAGCGCCTTATCCTTCCGGCTCCGGCTCGGGCCCCCAACCACCGCCGCCGGGTGTCTCCACGGCGAGGCGATCTCCACGCTCGACATGCAGACTGACCTTGGGCGGCAGCTCTTCGCCCTTGAGCAGATTCCGACCGGAGCGGGCGGGGCCCCCGCCCGCGATTCCCCAAGGCGCGAACCGACGTCGCTCGGTGAGCAGCGTCACCTCCGCCGGTGCGAGAAAGGTCAGCTCGCGGATCAGACCCTCGCCGCCGGCGCGCGCCCCGTGTCCACCCGATCCGGACCGCAAGGCATACCGCGACACCCGCAACGGATAGCGCGCCTCCAGCACCTCGATCGGCGTATTGAGCGTGTTGGTCATGTGCGTCTGCACGCCAGACCAACCGCCGCCGCTCGCCCCTGCGCCCATGCCGCCGCCGATGGTTTCGTAGTAATCCCAGGCGGCGCCGGTCTCGGCGCTGCCGAGCGCCAGGTTGTTCATGCTGCCCTGACTGGCCGCCGGGATCCGATCCGGGATCGCTCGGGCCAGAGCACCGAGCACGACATCCACGACACGGCTGCTGGTCTCGACATTGCCCGCCGCCACCGCTGCCGGGCGCTGCGCGTTGAGCAAGCAACCGAGCGGCGCGGAGAGATCGATTGAGCGGAAGGTGCCGGCGCACGCGGGCGTTTGAGGCGGCATCAGACAACGAAAGACATAGAAGACGGCGGCCGCGGCGACCGAGAGCGGGCAATTGATGTTGCCGGCGACCTGGCCCGCGGTGCCCGCAAAATCGACATGGATCCGCTCGGGCGTTACCTCGAGGGTCACCCGGATCGGGATCGCCTCGGTCCCCTGACCGTCGTCATCCATCAGGTCTTCGAAGGCGTAGCGTCCCGGCGGGATCGTGCCGAGCGCAGAGCGCGCGAGGCGTTCGGCGTAGTCGTCGAGTGCGCGGATTGCCGACACGTAGGCCGACACGCCAAGACTGTCGATCAGACCGCGCAGTCGGGTCAACCCGGCGCGATTGGCACCGATCTGGGCGAAAAAATCGCCACGCGCATCGTCCGGGTTGCGCGTCGCATCGAGAATGTGTGTCAGCAGCGGCTGGTCGATCTCGCCTGCTCTGACCAACCGCACGGGCGGGATGATCAGCCCCTCCTCGTCGAGTGTGCACGAGACCGGCATCGACCCCGGCACGCTCGCCCCGATGTCGGCATGATGCGCGCGGTTCGCGACGAAGGCGACCAGTCGGCCCTCCGCGAAGAGCGGGGCCACCAGCGTCACGTCCGGCAGATGGGTCCCGCCGAGGAAGGGATCGTTGAGAACGACCATGTCGCCGTCGGCCCAGTCGAGCGCACCGACGATGTCCGCCATCGCGTAGGCCATGCTCCCGAGGTGAACCGGGATGTGGGCGGCCTGGGCGCTGAGGTTCCCGTCGCGATCGAAGACCGCGCACGAGAAGTCGAGCCGATCGCGGATGTTGGTGGAGAAGGCCGCTTGGCGCAGAACCACGCCCATCTCCTCGCAGACCGACTCGAGCCGGCTGGCGAAAAGTCCCAGTTCGATGGCATTCATACTGTCGGAACCTCCGGCCTCTCGCACGCAGAGGCGTTCCCGCGACCGCGTCGTCTCCCGAAAGTTTCGCATCTCGCGCTCGGGCACCGCAGCCACGGGTTGAGATACCCGATCGCGGGCCAACATTCCGGGTGACCGTCGACCACTGCAGAATTCAACCTTCGAGGAGGCTTGACCATGGCCCATGAACTCCCGGCGTTACCCTACGAAAAGAATGCACTCGAGCCCGTGATCTCCGCCGAGACCATCGACTACCACTACGGCAAGCATCACCAGACCTACGTCAACAACCTCAACAACCTGGTTCCCGGCACCGAATTCGAGACCATGAGTCTCGAAGAGATCATCATGAAATCCTCGGGCGGATTGTTCAACAACGCCGCCCAAGTCTGGAACCACACCTTCTACTGGAACTGTCTCAGCCCGGACGGCGGCGGCGCTCCGACCGGCGCACTTTCAGACGCCATCACCGACAAGTTCGGCTCGTTCGACGAATTCAAAAAGCAGTTCTCCCAAGCTGCCGCCACCAACTTCGGCTCCGGCTGGACCTGGCTGGTGAAGAACGCCGACGGCTCCATCGAGATCCACAACACCTCCAACGCCGGCACCCCCATGACCGAGGGCAAGACCGCGCTGATGACCGTCGACGTCTGGGAGCACGCCTACTACGTCGACTATCGCAACGCCCGTCCGAAATACCTCGAAGCGATCTGGGAGAAGATCAACTGGGAGTTTGTCGCCGCCAACTTCGCCGGTTGAAAGAGCGGTTGCGTCTTCATGATCGAGTCCCGAACGGAGTCGTCAAGACCATTTTCGGGAGTCTGCATGTCGATCGCACTGCACGGCCTGGAGGGGCTGTAGGGGCGGCTTAAGTCGCCCCTACCTGTTGGCGTTGATTCTCCGGAAATCGAGCTGGCCTGGCGCCTCTCCGCGCCTACTCCGGCCCAGGTGCCACATGCGTCGCCTGCGGGCCGATTAGATTGTCCACCCCGTCGTCAGAAATCGCTTTCGCGCGTCCGTATCCAGCACCCGAGAGCAGCTTTCCCAATCGACCTTTTCGACCCGGTGATACCGCAGCTCGAACGGATGCTGCTTGGGAACCGCGTCGATGGTCCGCTTCGCCCGATCGATCTCACCGAGTGCAATGTCGATCCAGACATCCTCCAGGATGTCCGGGATCTGTCCGAACAGGTTGGCGATGTTCTCCAACCGCTCCGAAAGCAGCGCATGGACGCGATCCTCGACGGACCCGGCATAGCGCATGTTGTAGACATCCACGGTGTCGCGGAGCTGACCGATGCGCTGGATGCGGCCTTTGCGCTGCTCCAGACGCGACGGATTCCAGGGCAGGTCCAGGTTGATCAGGGTTCCGAGCCGCTGCAGATTGAGGCCCTCGGAGGCCGCGTCGGTGCCGATCAGCACGCGGATCTCGCCGGTGCGCACGCGCTCCTTGATCAGCTCACGCGCGGCAGCGGTGAAGACACCTTTGTGCATGATCCCGGAACGCCGAGCGCCCGCGTAAATGCCGATCTCTTCCTCGGGGATCTCCGCGGTGAGCTGGTTGGCGAGCCAGATGACCGAATCGAAATACTGGCTGAAGATGATGCAGCCGAGCTCGCGCCAGCCCTGCTCGAGTAGCAGCGAACGCACGATCCGGTATTTGGGGTCGCGTTCCTGGTTTGCCTCCAATGCCTTGAGGAATCGCTGCAAGAGGGCGCGCTCGGCCGACGTCAGGGTGCGTAACTGACTCAGCGTGTCCTCGTCGTCTTCATCCTCGTCCAGCGTGGCCCACTCGGTCAGGAGCTTCTCAACGGTGCGGCGTCCGGCCTCGATCGTGCTGCCGACACGCCGCAGCAGGAGGGTGCGAAAGAAACCGGCGTTGGCCCGTTCGGCGAGCAGTCCGCAGAATGCTTCGGCAAGGTGATAGGCATCTTCGAGGAAGGGCGGCAAGGCGATGGCGTCCTCGTCGCGCTCGCCATGCAGTCGGACCTCGACCGGCTTCAGGAAGGGTTCGCCCGATTCCGGATCGATAGTGGTTTCCAGGTACTCGCGGGTCCGCAGCACGATATGCCGGATGAAGGGATTGGACTGCTCGAGGAAGCGTGGGAAGAGACGCCGGACCCGCGCGCGGTCCGGCGGGCGTAACCGATCGAAGCTGCCTCCGGTCGCCATGAGGTCGGCATCGGAGAGACGCAGCGCCCGGCGCAGCGCACTGTAGTCCGGTCCCTCGGCTGCGGGCGGCAGTGGGTTGCGCATCCAGGCCCACCGATCGGCATCCTCGGTCGGCGGCTCCTCGCGACCCAACAGCAGCCCCAAGGCATGGCGCGGTTGACGCCATGGGCTGCCGTAGCCGCCCAAGACCGCGTCGGACCCGCGCGCGAGTGCATCCAACAGGTCCCACGCCTCGATGGGATGGATCTGCACCGGTGTCGCGGTCGCCAGCAGCAGACTGCGCGTGCGTGGCGAGATGTCCCAGAGAAAGCGCAGCAGGTTATTCGGCTCGGCCGGATCGTATTCCTTGCCAGGCCCCAGGTTGCGCCGCCGCGCGCGGTGCGCCTCGTCGAGGATTACGCACGCGTATCTGCCGTTGAGGAGCCAGTCCCGGATCTCCGAGCCCGCGACGATGAGGCCGGTGGAGACGATACCGACACGCCGCGGACACTTGCGGATGGATTCCGGGCCGGCGCTCGGATACTCGATGCCGTTCTCGTCCACCCAGCCGCGCCCGTCCCAGACCGCCGAGGGCATGTCGAGCAGCGTGTTCAGCTCACCCTGCCACTGCCAGATGAGTGGCTTCGGCGCCAGGATCAACACCGGCTTGTCGCCGACCAGAGCCATGAGCTGGGCCGCCATGGCGAGTTGGATGGTCTTGCCGAGCCCGACCTGGTCCGCCAGGACAAAGCGCGCGCCGTGAGCGCCCCTATGCGCGTCGAAGGCGATCTTCACGAAGTGCTTCTGATGCTCCCAAAGCCCGACCTCCTTGCGATAGACCGGCGACTCGATCACGGCGGCCGCCGGATCGGGCTGGCCACGCCAATCGTCAAGGTCCGGAATGACCGAGCGCACCGCGAGCCGCTGGATATCCTGCACCACCGCATCGGCCAGCTCGACCGCAAAGGGCGAATGCCAGAGGCTGTCGAACTCCTCCCGCACCCAGGCCACCGCGTCCTCGGAGTCATCCTCCCACAGCAGCTCGTAGTTCAGACGCCAGGCCGTGAGCGACTCGTTGACGCTGCCGAGAAAGGCGGTGCGTCTCCCGTCCGCCAAGGTGATCACGCCGGCCTTGCCGTGGATCAGTCCGAAGATCGCATCGGGAAGCACCCTGACCTGCAGCTTGCCGCTGGCGAGGAAGTCATAAAGACGCTGCAACCGGGGTTTCGCCGCGTCCGGCAGGCGCTCCGGCTGTGCATCGCACCACTCCCGACGCATCGCGGCCTGGGCGGCCTTCTTCGCCGTCTCGATGTCCTTCGGAGCGATGATCGAGTTGCAGACCAGGCGGACCGGGCCGGAGACGGACTCCAGCTCCTCGCCCGCGACCTCCATGATCGATGACGAGAAAAAGCCGGCGATGCGGTCGTAGCCCCGCGCGCCGCGCAGACGCTTTGCAAGAAAGCTGTGATCGAGCCGAATGCGGCGAGACGAGAAGCGGTTGATCATGGCCTCGGGTTAGCGCCGTTGCTGTCGCGGGACTCAACCAGAAGACGCGCCGTTCAGGCTAAGCGCGGAATGAGGTGGTCGGTCTGACGGGCGGCATCGTCCAGGGCCGCTGCGATGTCCTCCGCCTCAAGGTAGGGATAGTCCTCCAGGATCTCCGACGGAGACGCCCCGGCGGCCAGCATACCGAGGATGTCCGACACGCGAATCCGCATGCCCCTGATACAGGGTCGGCCGCCGCAAACACTTGGGGCGATCGTGATTTTCGGCAGTGCCTTCATCGACTCTTCTCGGATGTGCAGGATTGGGGCGACATCATGTCGTAGGATGCATCAAAAGGAGGTCGAGCACTATGAGCGACAACAACAGTCTCAAGACGCTGCCCGCACTCACGAGCGACGAGGACGCGGAGCGATTCCTCGACGAAGCCGATCTGACCGAGTATGACCTGAGCGATTTCAAATCTGCCGGGTTCGAATTCGAGAAGAAGTCGGCGTGGGTGAACATATGCCTGCCGGGGCCACTCTTGGATGCGGTCAAGGCACGCGCGCAGGCTCGCGGCATGCCGTATCAGCATTTCATCCGCGAGGCGATCGAACGCGCGTTGGATCACCGGGAGTCTTGAACAAGGCGCGCTCATTAACATCTTTCTAATCAGGATCCCAGAAGTTCCTCCGGCGTAATGCCGACCGACTTAGCAATCTCTTGCATCTTCTCCAGGGCCTCCTTCGTCTGCCGCACCCGCCGTTGCGCGAGCTCCTGCTGGATCTTGGGCACCAGTGCTTCGAGTGCCTTGTCGGAGAGCGTGGAGAGGTCGATCCCGCCCTGCTTGGAATCTGTAGCACTACCGGCATCGTTCACGTCGATGTCCTCTTTCTTGTGTCGTACGGTATCCTTTACTGCGGACACTCGCGCGGTGCGTTGCGTGTTTCAGGGTCTCATGGTATGAATAAGTCATACCACGCAGACGCCGCCTAAACATCGCCAGAACGTCCTTACCCATCACGTACTCGTCATGCCTACCGTCGAAAAGATCACCATCGCACTCACCAAAGAGATCGCCGACAATGTCCGCGCTGCGGTCGACGCCGGCGATTATGCCTCCACGAGCGAGGTCATTCGCGAGGCTCTGCGCGACTGGCAACTCAAGCGCACGTCGCAACAGGAGCAGGTCGAACACCTACGCCGTTTGTGGCAGGCGGGGCTCGCTAGCGGTTCGGCCGGCCGGCTCGATATGGCCGAAATCAAACGCGAGGCACGCAAGGTCAAAGCCTCGCGCTGAACCGCTCGCAAGATTGCACAGCCATGCACGATGTCACCATCAGCAACCAGGCACGAGAGGATCTCATCGCTATTTGGGAGTACGTCGCCGACAACAACCCGTCCGCCGCCGATCGCCTGCTCGACATGCTCGATGCGCGGATCGACCGCCTTGCCGATCATCCCTTCCTCGGCCCTGCGCGACCGGACATCGCCCGCGACTTCCGCTATCTCGTCTGCGACAACTACCTCATCCTCTACCGAGCTCTCGCCGATGCGGTCGAGATCGTCCGTGTCCTCCACGGCGCGCGAAACCTAACGGCGATTTTCACGGACATCGACCCCCTGCCCTGACCAAGCCATCAGAATCCCTCGCCGGCGAAGACTCGGACGCACCTTTCGCGCCACCTGATTAGCAAGGAACGTCAGCCACGCGCCGGATCCACGATTCGGGGCGGGGACCGCAAGCCGTCGCTGTCACCAGCAGGCGGATCGGCAGGGCGCGCAGATCGAAGCGGCGATTAAACCGATAGGCGATCGTGCCGAGGTAGCGCTCGGCGTATTCTCCGAAATCGAAGCTGTGGTATGCCCCGCTGAAGCGGGTCTTGAGATTGCCCAGGACGGTGTTGATCCAGTGGAACATGGGCAACTCCTTGGGTTTGCGCGTCCCGACGACGGTCGGTTGGTGGGTGCAGCCGATGTCGGTGACGCCGGCGAAGCAGGCCAGGCCATCGGAGACGACGGTGCTGGTGGGGGCGAGGTTCGCGCCCGCCCACTGAGCGATGGCGGCGCGGGTGAAGCCGGACACTGGAGTGAACTTGGCGCGCAGGGGATGACCTTGGTCATTGAGAGAGACCGCGCCGATGAAGGGAACTTTGTTCTCCGAACCCCGTCCCGCGGTGCCGCCGACCAGTTCGCCGCCGAGATAGGCGTCGTCGACCTGCACGGTTCCGCACAGCACGGTGGCGGCCTCGCGCTCGACCATCGCCTGCATCAGCTTGTGATGGATCAGCCAGGCGGTTGGATAGCCGACCCCGAGATCGCGCTTCAGCGCCAGGGCCGACAGGCCGGTCTTGGCCTCACCGATGAGATCAATGGCCAGGAACCAGACGGTCAGTCTCAGTTTGGTAGCCTCGAACAGCGTCCCGGCGATCAGCGAGGTCTGGTGATGGCAGGCATTGCACTGGAAGGTCTTGCGGGGGCTGCCGTGCAGCACGCAGTTCGCCGCCCCGCCGCAGCTCGGACAGCGAAACCCGTCCGGCCAGCGCATGCGCTCCAGCGCCGCCACGCACTGGGCCTCGGTGCCGAACTGTTGAAAATGCTCGAACAGCGACATCCCGGACTGGAATTGGATCCGATTCATGGCCATGGCAGACTCCGTGGGGTAGTGGACCTGGGAGCAGTTTGCGCCGGCCGGTGGCTCATTCCGTGAGCCTGGCGGAAGATTCTTTCTAATCAGGTCCGGAATACGCCTTATTCCCCGCCGAGATCAAACATGGTCATTCGCCAAGGCCCCCGCAAGCAGGCGCGCGGCCTCGGCATCGCCCGCCCAGGGCGGCATCTGCAGGCGGCCCAGGAAGCCGATCATCTCGACGAGGATCTCGCGCTGGGTCCAATAGTCGCGGATCTCGGTCTTGAGATAGTTCAGACCGACCTTGGTGCTGTCTTGATCCGCCGACTG contains:
- a CDS encoding H-NS family nucleoid-associated regulatory protein; this encodes MNDAGSATDSKQGGIDLSTLSDKALEALVPKIQQELAQRRVRQTKEALEKMQEIAKSVGITPEELLGS
- a CDS encoding type II toxin-antitoxin system RelE/ParE family toxin, producing the protein MHDVTISNQAREDLIAIWEYVADNNPSAADRLLDMLDARIDRLADHPFLGPARPDIARDFRYLVCDNYLILYRALADAVEIVRVLHGARNLTAIFTDIDPLP
- a CDS encoding phospholipase D-like domain-containing anti-phage protein, giving the protein MINRFSSRRIRLDHSFLAKRLRGARGYDRIAGFFSSSIMEVAGEELESVSGPVRLVCNSIIAPKDIETAKKAAQAAMRREWCDAQPERLPDAAKPRLQRLYDFLASGKLQVRVLPDAIFGLIHGKAGVITLADGRRTAFLGSVNESLTAWRLNYELLWEDDSEDAVAWVREEFDSLWHSPFAVELADAVVQDIQRLAVRSVIPDLDDWRGQPDPAAAVIESPVYRKEVGLWEHQKHFVKIAFDAHRGAHGARFVLADQVGLGKTIQLAMAAQLMALVGDKPVLILAPKPLIWQWQGELNTLLDMPSAVWDGRGWVDENGIEYPSAGPESIRKCPRRVGIVSTGLIVAGSEIRDWLLNGRYACVILDEAHRARRRNLGPGKEYDPAEPNNLLRFLWDISPRTRSLLLATATPVQIHPIEAWDLLDALARGSDAVLGGYGSPWRQPRHALGLLLGREEPPTEDADRWAWMRNPLPPAAEGPDYSALRRALRLSDADLMATGGSFDRLRPPDRARVRRLFPRFLEQSNPFIRHIVLRTREYLETTIDPESGEPFLKPVEVRLHGERDEDAIALPPFLEDAYHLAEAFCGLLAERANAGFFRTLLLRRVGSTIEAGRRTVEKLLTEWATLDEDEDDEDTLSQLRTLTSAERALLQRFLKALEANQERDPKYRIVRSLLLEQGWRELGCIIFSQYFDSVIWLANQLTAEIPEEEIGIYAGARRSGIMHKGVFTAAARELIKERVRTGEIRVLIGTDAASEGLNLQRLGTLINLDLPWNPSRLEQRKGRIQRIGQLRDTVDVYNMRYAGSVEDRVHALLSERLENIANLFGQIPDILEDVWIDIALGEIDRAKRTIDAVPKQHPFELRYHRVEKVDWESCSRVLDTDARKRFLTTGWTI
- a CDS encoding DUF433 domain-containing protein produces the protein MKALPKITIAPSVCGGRPCIRGMRIRVSDILGMLAAGASPSEILEDYPYLEAEDIAAALDDAARQTDHLIPRLA
- a CDS encoding CopG family antitoxin — its product is MSDNNSLKTLPALTSDEDAERFLDEADLTEYDLSDFKSAGFEFEKKSAWVNICLPGPLLDAVKARAQARGMPYQHFIREAIERALDHRES
- a CDS encoding IS1595 family transposase, translated to MAMNRIQFQSGMSLFEHFQQFGTEAQCVAALERMRWPDGFRCPSCGGAANCVLHGSPRKTFQCNACHHQTSLIAGTLFEATKLRLTVWFLAIDLIGEAKTGLSALALKRDLGVGYPTAWLIHHKLMQAMVEREAATVLCGTVQVDDAYLGGELVGGTAGRGSENKVPFIGAVSLNDQGHPLRAKFTPVSGFTRAAIAQWAGANLAPTSTVVSDGLACFAGVTDIGCTHQPTVVGTRKPKELPMFHWINTVLGNLKTRFSGAYHSFDFGEYAERYLGTIAYRFNRRFDLRALPIRLLVTATACGPRPESWIRRVADVPC
- a CDS encoding type II toxin-antitoxin system ParD family antitoxin, encoding MPTVEKITIALTKEIADNVRAAVDAGDYASTSEVIREALRDWQLKRTSQQEQVEHLRRLWQAGLASGSAGRLDMAEIKREARKVKASR